One segment of Gammaproteobacteria bacterium DNA contains the following:
- a CDS encoding sulfotransferase produces the protein MSLPADKALIPDELQQAAECMRIGQVSVAASLLDPWLQNHPQDYHVLHLAGTIAIAEDRHADAVDLFRRAIAVAPDAANQAMSWNGVGHAMSGLHQHAQAEEAYRRAMLADPARVTHALDFAQALSDGGKHQLAMDVLQTAIRRHPKDPAPCARLGSFLVKQGRQQDALVMFDMAMRCDPLYAPAHFNASVALVMLGKTDEAYKACDTALKLDPNMAGYYQLAGLGEVSAERLVLLESRAAADSGASFEARIDAGFALASAYNRRGDPERAFGYLAEANRLKRGTLQFDIEIERDRVQRLKAFFTPELFARFAGRVPSTLQPMFILGMPRSGSTLVEQMLAGHPQVQAGGEMPHLPVICHAVGDTWGARGAASPGSDEQVIADLTDAVRQYAQLTEHLRRRHPRFTDKLLGNYLMLGMIELMFPQASIIHTHRNAFDTCLSCYERLFTSELNYTYDLTDLGQQYRLYEELMAHWHAALPAGRILDVEYEALVAEPETGLRRILEHCGLPFDAACLKFHEVSRPVTTASAAQVRRPIYQSSAGRWHLYKNHLQPLAEALQRPLPAD, from the coding sequence ATGAGCCTGCCCGCCGACAAAGCGCTGATTCCCGACGAACTGCAGCAGGCCGCCGAGTGCATGCGCATCGGCCAAGTCAGCGTCGCCGCCAGCCTGCTGGATCCCTGGCTGCAGAATCATCCGCAGGATTATCACGTGCTGCATCTCGCGGGTACGATTGCCATCGCCGAGGACCGGCATGCGGATGCCGTGGACCTTTTCCGGCGCGCCATTGCCGTGGCCCCCGACGCCGCAAATCAGGCCATGAGCTGGAATGGCGTTGGGCACGCCATGAGCGGCCTGCATCAACACGCCCAAGCCGAAGAGGCATACCGGCGCGCGATGCTCGCGGATCCCGCACGCGTGACGCACGCCCTGGATTTCGCCCAGGCATTGTCCGACGGCGGCAAACACCAGTTGGCGATGGACGTGTTGCAGACCGCGATCCGGCGGCATCCCAAGGACCCCGCGCCGTGTGCGCGCCTTGGAAGTTTCCTGGTGAAACAAGGCCGGCAGCAGGACGCCCTGGTGATGTTCGACATGGCCATGCGCTGCGACCCGCTGTACGCGCCCGCGCATTTCAATGCCAGCGTGGCGCTGGTAATGCTCGGCAAGACCGACGAGGCCTACAAGGCCTGCGACACGGCGCTCAAGCTCGATCCCAACATGGCGGGCTACTACCAGTTGGCGGGACTCGGTGAAGTCAGTGCCGAGCGCCTGGTGCTGCTCGAATCCCGTGCCGCCGCAGATTCCGGCGCATCGTTTGAGGCACGCATTGACGCGGGCTTTGCACTCGCGTCCGCCTACAATCGCCGCGGCGATCCCGAGCGCGCGTTCGGTTACCTGGCGGAAGCCAACCGCCTGAAACGCGGCACACTCCAGTTCGACATCGAAATCGAGCGCGACCGCGTGCAGCGCCTCAAGGCATTTTTCACACCGGAATTATTCGCGCGTTTTGCCGGCCGCGTACCCTCCACGCTGCAACCCATGTTCATACTCGGCATGCCGCGTTCCGGCTCCACACTCGTGGAGCAGATGCTGGCCGGACACCCGCAGGTACAGGCCGGCGGAGAAATGCCGCACCTGCCCGTCATATGCCACGCCGTGGGCGACACTTGGGGGGCACGCGGCGCCGCCTCCCCGGGCAGCGATGAGCAGGTCATCGCCGACCTCACCGACGCCGTGCGTCAATACGCGCAGCTCACCGAACATCTGCGCCGCCGGCATCCGCGTTTCACCGACAAGCTGCTGGGCAATTATCTGATGCTGGGCATGATCGAGCTGATGTTTCCCCAGGCCAGCATCATTCATACGCACCGCAATGCTTTCGATACCTGTCTGAGCTGCTATGAGCGCTTGTTCACCTCGGAGCTGAATTACACCTACGATCTTACGGACCTCGGCCAACAATACCGGCTGTACGAAGAACTCATGGCGCACTGGCACGCGGCACTGCCCGCGGGACGGATTCTGGATGTGGAATATGAAGCACTGGTGGCCGAACCGGAAACGGGCCTGCGGCGGATTCTTGAGCACTGCGGCCTGCCGTTTGATGCCGCCTGCCTCAAGTTTCACGAAGTCAGCCGTCCGGTCACCACGGCAAGTGCCGCTCAGGTGCGCAGACCCATATATCAGTCATCCGCCGGGCGCTGGCATCTCTACAAAAACCATCTGCAGCCGCTGGCGGAGGCACTGCAACGGCCGTTGCCGGCCGACTGA
- a CDS encoding cupin-like domain-containing protein gives MDIERFTHPLPLPEFYLRYAERRPLIVRSESLAQLGWRTHLWDDDYLDYKAGAHTVLVLKRSRSPDYAPERSSYLPMRFRDFVKQVMAAPGGSPDLYLNLQTDKVLEPPLLQLAGDFNIPEYFKDLPLRSINLWMGNSATDITTPLHHDFNDNLYVVVQGRKRFTVFPPSQAPNLYTRGKLLTVEPHGLIRYAGGTGMPHLSQVDIHHPDLARFPAYAEAEKQRMDFDVNTNEMLFLPAGWFHQVSSGGRHVAVSFFAELPQPEGLERMREDLLRRPAAARAGV, from the coding sequence ATGGACATCGAGCGCTTCACGCATCCGCTGCCGCTGCCCGAGTTTTATCTGCGCTACGCGGAGCGCCGGCCGTTGATCGTGCGCAGCGAATCGCTGGCGCAACTCGGCTGGCGCACGCATCTTTGGGATGACGATTATCTGGACTACAAGGCAGGCGCACACACGGTGCTGGTGCTCAAGCGCAGCCGCAGTCCGGACTATGCGCCCGAGCGTTCCTCCTACCTGCCGATGCGCTTTCGCGACTTTGTAAAACAGGTCATGGCCGCGCCGGGCGGCAGTCCGGATCTATATCTCAATCTGCAGACCGACAAGGTTTTGGAGCCGCCGTTGCTGCAACTGGCGGGGGATTTCAACATCCCGGAGTATTTCAAGGACCTGCCGTTGCGCAGCATCAATCTATGGATGGGGAACAGCGCTACGGATATCACCACGCCGCTGCATCATGACTTCAACGACAACCTGTACGTGGTGGTGCAGGGCCGCAAACGCTTCACGGTTTTTCCGCCGTCGCAGGCGCCGAACCTGTACACGCGGGGTAAGTTATTGACGGTCGAGCCGCACGGCCTGATCCGCTACGCAGGCGGCACAGGCATGCCGCATCTTTCGCAGGTGGATATTCATCACCCCGATCTGGCGCGCTTCCCGGCCTATGCCGAGGCCGAAAAGCAGCGCATGGATTTCGACGTCAACACCAACGAGATGTTGTTTCTGCCGGCCGGCTGGTTCCATCAGGTGAGTTCTGGCGGCCGGCATGTGGCGGTGAGCTTTTTCGCGGAACTGCCCCAGCCCGAAGGCCTGGAACGCATGCGCGAGGATTTGCTGCGTCGCCCGGCGGCAGCCCGGGCCGGAGTCTGA
- a CDS encoding PKD domain-containing protein has protein sequence MNNRHPLYLILAVATVVPVASWATPSAAAHKLAPRLAVIAYAATHQETEALMAPALTRQLFRKNSPLDARWNAAGQVQVYLHSDARGTSPGAQELAALGATGVVTSPELGVVQAWIPADKLVTAAALPGVTRITLPHYAVAKRTRPGHALPRTGSVDTQGDQILGAAQFRQLTGFNGQGIAVGVISDGDDHIAASQGTGDLPATIWNDPNNAGSFKSSGDEGTAMMEIVYDLAPGVQLGFCGPQTTVDFVTCLNDFVAHFGNSNLVIADDLGFPGVAMFTDGGFATAVKNFSIANPAVRLVTAAGNDAQGFWSGNWKPLDLPNAAVNSGNPVKINGITYSQIQNFSVGSTPTTQLKIGVQASDTLSWMVEWGDTWVPSNQITGTTPNDPNDYDVVLLDANGNVLACNIGINFGAAASPPAPDSCPYSGTAGPTNTPGPQPIQGNTWTNNTGNVAAVSLKILYAPGDGTPDTHIKVWAYTKKFQINMQPSVAAGSIYGQSALPYPYEVTAGAVAAQNNPAHQIEPYSSQGPVFLFQPASGASSRMKPDFVGVDGVSITGAGGFSNPFYGTSAAAPHIAGLIALLESGYPSADPYVLLKAGATPLGNGNPNGVYGYGLPDAARSVGSNYPAPLANITAPSGSSTISAGQSLAFTGTCSANGAPGSVTYNWNFGAASGVPDASTPNPTATFQFFGQYTVTLTCTNQFGVTSTPATLQVTVNAAPPAPAPGGKSGGGGGMDAGVLAGLLLAVGLSLRRRAPGTLHGR, from the coding sequence ATGAATAACAGACATCCCCTGTATTTGATCTTGGCGGTAGCCACCGTGGTGCCTGTGGCCAGCTGGGCCACCCCATCTGCGGCTGCCCACAAACTTGCCCCGCGGCTCGCCGTCATCGCGTACGCCGCTACCCATCAGGAAACAGAAGCGCTCATGGCGCCCGCCCTTACCCGCCAACTGTTCCGCAAGAATTCACCGCTGGACGCGCGCTGGAATGCCGCCGGCCAGGTGCAGGTTTATCTGCATTCCGACGCGCGCGGCACCTCGCCTGGCGCCCAAGAGCTGGCGGCACTCGGCGCGACGGGAGTTGTGACCAGCCCCGAACTCGGCGTGGTGCAGGCCTGGATACCAGCGGACAAACTGGTGACGGCCGCAGCGCTTCCAGGCGTTACGCGCATTACGCTTCCACATTACGCCGTGGCGAAACGCACCCGGCCGGGCCATGCATTGCCCCGCACTGGGTCGGTGGACACCCAGGGCGACCAGATTCTGGGTGCTGCCCAGTTCCGGCAGCTCACCGGGTTCAACGGCCAAGGCATTGCGGTGGGTGTAATCTCGGACGGTGATGACCATATAGCCGCCTCCCAAGGTACTGGCGACCTGCCCGCCACCATCTGGAACGATCCCAACAACGCGGGCAGCTTCAAGAGTTCCGGCGATGAAGGCACGGCCATGATGGAGATCGTTTACGATCTCGCGCCCGGAGTACAGCTCGGATTTTGCGGCCCGCAAACTACCGTGGACTTCGTCACCTGCCTGAATGATTTCGTCGCGCATTTCGGCAACAGCAACCTGGTGATCGCCGATGATCTCGGTTTCCCCGGCGTGGCCATGTTCACCGACGGCGGCTTTGCCACCGCGGTGAAAAACTTTTCCATTGCCAATCCCGCCGTACGGCTGGTGACCGCCGCCGGCAATGACGCCCAGGGATTCTGGTCGGGCAACTGGAAACCGCTCGACCTGCCAAATGCCGCCGTCAACAGCGGCAACCCCGTCAAAATCAACGGCATCACCTACAGCCAGATTCAGAATTTCAGCGTCGGAAGCACACCGACTACGCAATTGAAAATCGGCGTACAGGCCAGCGATACGCTCAGCTGGATGGTCGAATGGGGCGACACCTGGGTGCCGAGCAATCAAATTACCGGCACCACGCCGAATGATCCGAACGATTACGATGTTGTGCTGCTGGACGCCAATGGCAACGTGCTGGCCTGCAATATCGGGATCAATTTCGGCGCCGCAGCTTCGCCGCCCGCGCCCGACAGTTGTCCGTACAGCGGCACGGCCGGGCCGACGAACACCCCGGGACCACAGCCGATTCAGGGCAACACCTGGACCAATAACACCGGAAACGTGGCGGCCGTGAGCCTCAAGATACTCTATGCTCCCGGAGACGGCACCCCGGACACCCATATCAAGGTGTGGGCCTACACCAAGAAATTCCAGATCAACATGCAACCGTCGGTTGCCGCCGGCAGCATCTACGGTCAATCGGCGCTGCCCTATCCCTACGAAGTCACGGCTGGCGCTGTGGCCGCGCAAAACAATCCCGCACACCAGATCGAACCCTACAGTTCCCAGGGCCCGGTATTTCTCTTTCAGCCGGCCAGCGGTGCCAGCTCGCGCATGAAACCGGATTTCGTCGGCGTGGATGGGGTAAGCATCACCGGTGCGGGCGGCTTCTCAAATCCGTTCTACGGCACTTCGGCGGCGGCTCCGCACATCGCCGGATTGATCGCACTGCTGGAATCGGGATATCCGAGTGCGGACCCATACGTGCTGCTGAAAGCCGGGGCCACGCCACTCGGAAACGGCAATCCCAACGGCGTATACGGATATGGCCTGCCGGATGCGGCGCGCTCCGTGGGATCCAATTATCCGGCGCCGCTTGCCAACATTACGGCCCCGTCCGGAAGCAGCACCATCAGCGCTGGACAGTCGCTGGCGTTCACCGGCACTTGCTCGGCAAACGGTGCACCCGGCAGCGTCACTTACAACTGGAATTTCGGCGCTGCCTCCGGCGTTCCGGATGCGAGCACGCCCAATCCTACGGCTACGTTCCAGTTTTTCGGCCAGTATACGGTGACGCTGACCTGCACCAACCAGTTCGGAGTCACCAGCACGCCGGCCACGCTGCAAGTTACCGTCAACGCCGCGCCCCCTGCGCCTGCCCCGGGCGGCAAAAGTGGTGGTGGTGGAGGGATGGACGCCGGGGTTCTGGCAGGCTTGCTGCTCGCTGTCGGTTTGAGTTTGCGGCGCCGTGCACCCGGCACACTGCACGGACGCTGA